The sequence AAAAAATCTAAGAACTACATAATTTTTTGGATTTATATGCAcaattacacactcacacacacacacacatatatatatagatatatatatatatacatgtatatatatatatatatatatatatatatatatacatatatatatatatatatatatatatatatatatatatatatatatatatatataaggactgaATTATAtggtaaatattaagatttacttattcagTGATATGCTTGTGTTTTTTatatgccacattgtgttattgtgtgtttCCAACAAACCcgaagtttctcctacctgttaagactaatccttagtttataGTTAGCTTGTTCCATTTCGTATATACTTACTTACTTGCACTTTTCCACCGTTATTTTCAAATCGACTCCAGTCATTCCTTTTCCGTTTACTTATTAAGTTACCAATTCTTAATTAATCATACTTTATTCTGCTTCAATGACCATTGAtgctatgatgccagataattatcaattattcattaattcataaGGACAAGATTTTATACAAATTGTCAGTCTGATAAGGAAGGTCAATGTCCTCCTGCCTGACAACAACAACCTTTAGAACTTGTTCATATTATCTGAGGAAACACCAAATGAAGCAATGCTTATGTTCATTACCAAACCAAAGAACCAGCTATTTTGTATCCTTGAGAGAGGCTGTGTTTTGTGACTCCATGCACAGTACATTGTTTTGGTGGCAAAGATAGAGATTCCTTCTACTTACAACTTTAGCTGGAGCATTAGAGGTAGGAGAAGATTTTCCAAAGAGCAATAAGTTGAGAGTTAATTCTTTGGTTCCAAGATCAGATCATTCACCTTCTCCAGCAGATAAGACAAAAGTTGGGACCAAATCTAGCTTATTGAAGGTAGGTAGCCTAATCATGAGTGTAACATAATGTTCCCTTTTTGGGACAAATAGACTGCTGAGGAACTAGAATAATAATTTTCCTGGGAGTATTTCACTCACGAATGTTTATATTGACCTCTCCAAAATTTTCTTTCAACTAGGAATGCATGAGAACTGAAGCCACAAGCCTTTAGGATATTGTGGCATCGTCTGTAAATTGAGGTACTCCCGCTCACAAAGTCGAAGGATGAGATGCATCAGGTCGACCTCATTCTCAGTTTGAAGACACCCAGTTTCTGAAGCTTACTCCCACCACTGAAGTACACACCAAACTTAGTCTCTTCCTTTTGGTGGAAGAAAGGGCTTTTAACAACTGAGCATTTTTCCTTCTCTGACTTACAGTGCTGGTGATCAGATGGGGAGGGCTGCTTTCTTGCAAACAGTGAAAACAGTTAACTGTCACATTAGGATTACCTTCTTTTGACCAACCGCGGTGAAAGCATTAGTAACTGTCACACAAGGCTCACCTTCTTCTGACCAACCCCGAAGCTCTGTAGCACCATGTGGTGTAGCGATTGACACCATCTATATCAAGTGTATGGTGATGGTGATCGGTCTAGGTTGGATCACTCACCTGCAACAGAAGACATCTATAGCAGTTATAAGAGGCCCAGACATGCTAACCAACCCATAAGGTATTGATTGGTGAATGAGCTTTATATTTGCATGAGGAGGTAGCATGATTAATACCATAATCGGCCCAATGTAAAGGGCTGGAGATTTGCCCTGGCAGGATAGTTCACTTGTAACTGAAGAAACAGCAGTAGCTGTTATATTGGGTTCACATTTGCAAATTGACCCCGAAGGTTCTGGTTGGCACATGAACTCCATATTGGCTTGAGGAAGTAGCATAAATCAATCACACTTGACTACTCTGCCACCCATGAAGTGTTCACATGATTTTTACACCATTTTGTTTTCCCTTTGTccacatcctccccccccccccctcctgctcGTGCCTTAACTCTTTCACTCTGTCTGTATGACTCACATTAACATCTTCTAATGTTATCTTGTCAGCATTTTTGGCAGTGTTGTTTTAAAAAATTGTGACCACGTCTCCTTTATAAAATTGTGATTGCTATTGTTCACGTCAaattaatagtataaaaaaaaatattgaagtaaatTATGCACGAATTGCAAAACTGGTTTTATTAACAGATATAAAAGCTATCATCTCTTCAAAACTCATTTACTCCCAATTAAAAACACAGCGATCACTAAAATTTTCATTCAGTTATACAATTTACAGTACAGGAGCTTGAAAATGACCCCACCAAGATGaccaagaaagaaggaaagaagatgGTATTTTTAGAGCTGAAAAAAGAATTATCAAGAAATATGGTTCTGGCACTCGTGTGGTAGCTCTTGCAAAAATGTACACTTGTACAACATTGGCAATTATATGgattttaagaaaaaagaaataaaagtacttGATGCTGTGAAAGGGTTTCTTACTTTGACAAAACATCAGCCACATGTTCTAGATAACATTGAGAACGTGCTTTTCATATGGATCAATGTGAAGCAGCTAGCAAGAAATACTACAAACAGGAGCAGTATTTGTGAAAAGGCAAAGCTTTTGATTGCTGACCCTATGAAAATCAAGGAAAAGGACATGGGGGGAGGGGGCTGCAAGCTCTGAAGTCAGGGCAGCAGAGTTGTTCTTGTCTGAATTTAAAGGGTTCTGGGATTTTGAGTCTTGCATGCCATAGCAAGTATTGAACTGCAATGATACCGGTtagttctggaagaatatgcccAGGAGGACCTTTGTTACTGCAGAAGAGAAGGCGTCACAAGCCCTTGAAAGACTTTCTGACCATGTTGATCTTTGCTAATGCCTGTGGGGATTGCAAAATCAAACTTCTACTTTGTCACTTATAGAATTAACGAGCCTTTAAAAAGTAAAAGGTTGTAGAATAACCattaatatcttaagaatagtgtTCACAATCCAATGAAAACAGATACATGAAATAATAGATGAAAATATTGCAAGGAACTCCATAAAGCATATTGGTACATTCTTTTGCTGTAGTGGGATTCCTTCCATATTGGGCCTTGTGACTTGTAACATTCTTATTGGGCCTTGTGACTTGTAACATTCTTAAGAGCCTGATAATGTTAGCAGtatcttctttgtttttgtttagaattaactctcccccctccccctttccatttTAATTTCATCAAATGTAGCTCAATTGGCAGAGGCAGTAGACAGTGCCTAAAGAAATACTGTAAACCTTTTGCGATCGTCAGACGTGGATAGCTTAAAATATTCATTCTGTGCTATGAGGGTATGAACATAAAAGCTCCTGTAAGGTATGGGTAATCTTTAGACCGTTCGCCATAGAATAAATTTCTTTACAGGAAAATGTTTATAATGTAATTATAATATTCTTTTCAGTGAAAGGTACATTAAATATTTTGTTACCATATTAGTCTTCAGTATGTGATTGTATTAAATGCCACCTTGAATTAGTTCTTATGCTAGTCTGCCGTAAATGTTTAATTGGTTACAAATGCCTTTTCTAGTATAGACTACGTTAAATTTTTACTCAATTCTTTTCCCTGGAGAAGAAATACTGTGATTATTTAGTTGATAATGATAGCCTTTTTCTTTCGTACCTATTTGTACATTTCAGATGTATTACTATCCTTATGTCGAATCTATTTCATAACTTGATTAACATATTACCAGTTGATGGCTATTGAAGTTCAAAAAGCTTTAATGTTTGGGGAATAAATAAAGGAAATCAAATACTGTATACCTTAACCTTTATTTATCGTATTACAATATAACTGGATTATATAAGAATTATAAGAAACAATACCCTATtaaaaatatgtagatatatatatttttttttctaaattatttcaaGTTGCAGgtacgagtttttttttctttcttaattagGGAGACCAGGTAATTACATATACCCAATATTGAAATGATGCGTTTTGTAATTACTCAAGGAAGTATTCTACCTCTTTGTTTTTCAGTTAAGTACAATTACATAAGTAGTTTCTCATAATTATATTGTTTCATTAAgtaaaattttatcaaataaagTTTCTCATTATCTATCTTTGTACATAGTAATGTAGTGTTTGTAGTCTCAAAGGTTACATTAAATTTTCTGCATCACTAGAGTTTGCAGATAGATTAGAGTTTAAAATTACTATGCaaatcatgtactgtatatgtggtaATTAAAGTGTGAGGAGATTTCAGTACCATGAAGATGTAAGGCACAAGTCAACCTTAGGGACATTTAATTTAAACAGTAAAGTATCCTAAGACAAAATAATCTTTCACTGTAGTTTGCGAACATGTACAGTACTGGTTGTACATAGTTTCATTTGTTAACTGACTATACTTTCATTGTTTCTTTGTTAACTGATTTTTGAAGAAGTTACTTACATATGCTTGAAACTTATCTTTGTATAATTTTAATGCTTCATGTTTCTTTCTCAGTTGTAAATTTCTCTTTTCAAGGTCAGCCAGTTGTGCCTCCATCTCTTTCACAGTTGATTTTCTCTTTAACCTGCATCGCTTAGATGCCTCATTATTCAATATTCTAATTCTGTGATATTTCTCTACTTCCGTTAGGCCCTCCACAGCTCCTCTCGTTCTTGTAGCACTGCCGTTGGTGCTtgctaaatttaaatttttaatctCCTCGTCGACTGCTTCAATACCAAGTCTATTATCCGAGTCTGTAAATCCCTCATTTGAGGCTGAGTCTGTTATTTCTCCATCAGTATAATGTTCCCTGAAACGTAATGGTTTCCTTGACGACCGTCTTTGTCGTTTCACTGCATGTAATATTGgagttgtctcttcttgaggctgCCGCTTCTTTCTTGGAGTCCTGGGTACAGCACCAATTGAAGATGTATTCATTATTGAAGGTGTTGAAAAGTTGCTTTCATGAAGGGCTGATGAAGGCGGTTGTAAAGTCACAGGAAGGCTATCTTGGGTTAGAAGGATTGTATGTGACTCGGCAGCCTGCATTAGGTTGACTGTATTCGACGGACCAGCTTGGTTTATAGGGGTTGTGCTCATGTGGACGGCATCAGTTTTGGGTACCAATGAGTGAATTTGTGGATCAGTACTCCATTCACAATGACGTAGGGGTGTCTTAACACTCCATTCATCCTGTAAATAATGGGATAATGTTTAGAATGAAATTTAATAGGTATATGATAACAGATGGAACGAGAAGTGTAAATCACttagtgaaaaatttatttcatcttaaCCTTGCCACAAAATTTGCTTTGTCAGTAATAAAGATTTAATGGTATACTTTAGAGTAAAGCGCACACACTGTGCAGTGACAATAAGTTAAGGACAAATATTACTACTATATTACATAATATGCTTCTGTTAATAGAAATACATAAGCCCTCTCACCTCACAACCAAAGGACTCCAGTTCATCATCAAATATACCAGACTGTTGCAGTGATTCTGAAAGGAGATCATTATGGAAACCTTGTTGCCCTAAGTACATGTCAAGTTCTGTTGTGCAAACATTGCCTGATTGAATGGCATTGGTTTCAATGGCTTGCTCTTCGGGGAAAAGGGTTTCCATTTCTTCAAGCAAATTTTCTGGAATACTGAAATCTAGGTCGCTATCACTGATTGAGAGTTGAGGTGGACTGTTGTGAAGAGCTGGCATCTTCTGTTGATCTGGCAGTGTACAATGCTTAATTGGAGAAGAGCTTTCCTGCATATAGTAATCCAGTTCTGCAATAGTAGCTGTGAAAATTTGGTCATTATATGTAACCTCATCGCTGATGACATTTGCTGTGCTAAATGACTCTTGGTAATCTTCTATATTAATTCTTTGTTCATGTTGGTCAGCACTTAAATCATCTTGAGAAATGGGGCTCTGTGCTTGAAGATGATCTCTCGAAACTGGGCTCATGTCGAATAATGCGTATGCTGCATCAGTTTTGTGGGCCTTGACAGTTACAGTATCATCATTCTGGCAACAGATAACACCAACTGTTGATTGCATTATAGCCGGAGAGCTCTCAACATCCATGTTGCCACTGTTACCACGTTTAAAGTTGAAGTCCTCAAactctgaaacaaaagaaaaagattcCTATTAAAGTTTTTACTATAGTGAACTGCTTGAGGTGCACTGATGACAATGCCCCTTACAGGCTTAGCCATTATAGAAACCAATGTGTAGATTTTTAGTAGTTGCAATGCAAACAAGCCGCCACTAACACATGATTGATCGTGGGGGGACTCAGGTTAACTAAGTTTAGTTTTTAATAAGATTGAATAATTAAATGTTGAAGCTTATCTCTAAGTGACTAAAGTGAACCTTGTTTTCACATTACTTACTTATATCTGGCGTATTAAGATCTGACACGAGATCTGTTTCAGTGACCATGGAGTCCATCATCAAAAGAAATGGATCCTCTTTCAAAACACTGTTTTCTCGAAGATCGGTCTGTAATGGCGaaaaaaatcattctaataacagaaaaaatattttctcttagaAATAAACATTTTACAATTATTGTAGAGGTTTCTTTAACAATAATTCAAAGCGATATCTATAACTGCATACGTTTTAATTCTCCAAATCTGTAGTTTATGAGaacacatttacatttatattataGTAATGTTGTTTCACAAGCTTTAACATGTACAAAATATTAGAAAACTTTGACTTCTCGTGAACGGTGATTGTAACTGTCTAACTGCAAGGAGTTTTACTTTCCAATGCAAATACAAGAAGtctttctaaattttttttggggggggtacaaATTACCAAATAACATATAAACACCCCAGTTTTCCACATTAAACATTTCCTTCATCCGAGACCTCTACAGTAGATTGTTACCTTTTTCGGAGAAGTGTGTTTGCTCCAAGTTCCACTTTGGTCCATACTTTTTCGGGTCCTGGAGATTGTAGGAAGGACGCTCCCTGTCTCCAGGGCCACGGTCCTCATTCCTGAACTGCCGGAATTGGCCCTCGGCTTGATTGTTGCTGATGCTGCTGGTGCTGACCATTGTGGAACCTTAGAGAATTAATTGGGTTACATTAGTTGACATATTCGAGACTAATGATCATTACCCTATATATTTACCTTGAAGATACCTAAATTTACCTTTTAATTCAACTTCTTTTACCTTGATTTGACTTTTAAATGTTGCTCTAGCCTATGAGTGTGACCTTTAATGAAATAGTAGCATCAGTGAATGATCATAAACAGTAAAATAACCTGCAGGATTTTAATCATTCTGAAGTGGCACTTGAATAATATTAGACAACACTGAGCACGCTTCTTCGCCACTGTCTTGTGCAAAGAAAGTTTACTTGTAAATCATTTCATCTTTACCAATGCTGCCTTCAGCTTTGCGGTATTTGTCTCCATTGTCCTTTGGCTGTAGTTTTTCATATGAGTATTTCAGCGTTAGGGTGTTGGCTTCAGATGGTAGGACTTTTAATTGGATTCTTTCAGGAGCATTTATTCTCAGGCCTGCCTATGAGAATTGTGGGATGCTGGCACGATTACTTTGCTTTCTGCACTGATCACAACATACAGTATATTGCTTCTTAATTTCgaattttttaaagaaactgaTAGATAACCTTTTCTGTTATTGTTCCGAGTTCCTTTTCTTCACATCACTGATGTCTTAATACTCTTTGCCTGTTGGTGAAGGCTGTTTTATCTGGGTATTCTTTGAGGTGTTGTGTCAAGTTAGGTTTCAAAATTATTTTCCCACTTTTGGAGGCTACTAAGATTCTTCTCTTGTAATGAAGaatgaagttttatatattttgtgaTGAAAATTGTCCTCTCGAAGTTTTACTGTAAACAACACGCATTGGATGGGTGGAAGCAAATGGAGTTAAGGGTAGGCAGGATTCCAGGTGACTTAACCTCCTCCAGCAAGTACTTGTGGAGACAGGTTCCAGCAGTTCAGTTACTGACGTCACCAGTGGATGTCCCCCTGCCGCCACAAGACCTGAAGTCACATACCCATAACTATTAAGACAACTATAGtaacaaaggaaaattaaatggcgCGTACACAATAAATAATTTTATCCAGGTACTCTCATGATGGACCTGTACATTTATCAATTTTATCCAGGTACTCTCATGATGGACctgtacatttataaaaaaaaaaattctgcagtaCGATTAGTTAACCAAGTACTAAAAGCAAAGTTTATTAATCATTCAGTTTTGTTGATATAGCTATACTTTGCTGCTTATAATTGCaagagaaaatatattcttttatagtGCCTGTCATAAAAGTGCCTTTCATTACATTACTGGCAATTTTAAGTTTgctatttttctttaattgaaaGGTTCTTTacccttattttttttaaatataatatttaaaagttCTTTTTAAACCTTAGACATGTGTTGAATCGGTAATTGGCAATGACATTTCATGAGGTTCAGTTATTGTAAAGGGTTGGAGTTATTACGCCAACAGCTATTAAATTACATTCACTATTCTtgcaaatattattttattatgtacTTCCTCATAGCATGGAGTCATCATATACTACACCATCCTTTACAATTCTGTTTAAAGATACTAACCTAAGTTGACGTATGAAGCAATTATACTGATGACCATTTCAAAGAATAGTGTGTAACAGGAATGTTGTCAGGTTAGTTGTTCACCATGATTATCTTCCAAATGAAATATATTGGTTGAATCTCAAATACGTTCCCACATATTAACATTATTCATATCTATAGCTGTTCAAAGCCATTATACGTATTAAGGCATGACAGTGTTCGTTACGCAAATGTGTATATTTGtaccagtgtgtgtgtatatgtgtgtgtatatgtttgtgtgtgtgtgtgtatatgtttgtataggtttgtgtatgtttgtgtttgtgtgtatatgtatgtatgtttgtgtgtatgtttgtgtgtatgtatgtatgtttgtgtgtatatgtatgtatgtttgtgtgtgtatatgtatgtatgtttgtatgtatgtttgtatgtatgtttgtgtgtgtatatgtttgtgtgtgtatatgtatgtatgtttgtgtgtatatgtatgtatgtttgtgtgtgtttgtgtgtgtgtatatgtatgtatgtttgtgtgtttgtgtgtatatgtatgtatgtttgtgtgtgtatatgtttgtgtgtgtatatgtttgtgtgtgtgtatatgtatatatgttaagtgtgtgtatgtatatatgtttgtgtatgtgtgtatatgtatatatgtttgtgtgtatatgtgtatgcatgtatgtttgtgtgtatatatatatatatatatatatatatatgtttgtgtgtgtgtatgtggttgtatgtatgtatgtatgtttgtgtgtgtatgtgtttgtatgtatatgtatgtttgtgtgtgtgtgtatgtgtttgtatgtacatgtatgtatgtatgtatgtttgtgtgtgtatgtttgtatgtatatatatatgtatgtttgtgtgtgtatatatgtatgtatgtttgtgtgtatatatatgtatgtatgtatgtatgtatgtatgtatgtatgtttgtgtgtgtatatatatatatatatatatatatatatagcatgcataCTAAGTATGAGTGCAGATACAAATTTGTCTACGAGTTTGTGTCTATCACTTTATATATAGTAATTTGTGTTCGTGTTTTCGTATGTAGCCCGTGGGTCTGGTAGCATTTTTCTTTTCGGAGTGGGGTTAACGGTTAGCTTACAGTGAAAATGTTCCTATGTAGAATGATAGAAcaacaacaaagaaacaaaatactCACTGGATCACACAAAGAAGGCTTTAAATCAATCTTGAAGGTGTTGGACACTTGAGAGAGGGAAAGCCTCACTGTAGGGCCTGCA comes from Palaemon carinicauda isolate YSFRI2023 chromosome 3, ASM3689809v2, whole genome shotgun sequence and encodes:
- the LOC137638425 gene encoding uncharacterized protein; protein product: MRTVALETGSVLPTISRTRKSMDQSGTWSKHTSPKKTDLRENSVLKEDPFLLMMDSMVTETDLVSDLNTPDIKFEDFNFKRGNSGNMDVESSPAIMQSTVGVICCQNDDTVTVKAHKTDAAYALFDMSPVSRDHLQAQSPISQDDLSADQHEQRINIEDYQESFSTANVISDEVTYNDQIFTATIAELDYYMQESSSPIKHCTLPDQQKMPALHNSPPQLSISDSDLDFSIPENLLEEMETLFPEEQAIETNAIQSGNVCTTELDMYLGQQGFHNDLLSESLQQSGIFDDELESFGCEDEWSVKTPLRHCEWSTDPQIHSLVPKTDAVHMSTTPINQAGPSNTVNLMQAAESHTILLTQDSLPVTLQPPSSALHESNFSTPSIMNTSSIGAVPRTPRKKRQPQEETTPILHAVKRQRRSSRKPLRFREHYTDGEITDSASNEGFTDSDNRLGIEAVDEEIKNLNLASTNGSATRTRGAVEGLTEVEKYHRIRILNNEASKRCRLKRKSTVKEMEAQLADLEKRNLQLRKKHEALKLYKDKFQAYVSNFFKNQLTKKQ